From Nitratidesulfovibrio vulgaris str. Hildenborough, a single genomic window includes:
- the glgP gene encoding alpha-glucan family phosphorylase, whose product MQPLKVFSVVPKLPEGLEGLWELAYNLWFSWNEEIAALFSQIDQQLWIESYRNPVWFLNHVPQRALETLAQDALYKSRLREAVARQRQYLSRPAYTLKGDEGGEGIRVVYFSLEYGISLCLPIYSGGLGILAGDHLKSASDLNVPLAAIGIAYQQGYFRQYMTPDGWQQERYPNYDFEQMPMRPALTPDGQPAVVHLDIGDRPLKARIWRVDVGRVPLYLLDTNIAENPPDFRQITERLYGGNNEMRLWQEMLIGIGGIKALQVLGISPKVIHMNEGHSAFAGLERVRLFMKEHGLSFEAAVEVAAAGSIFTTHTPVPAGNDRFAPDLMARYFEPYASDMGLAFKVFMALGREVPHDDSEPFCMPVLALRLSRFNNGVSKLHGRVSRNMWKRVWNQFPVEDVPIGALTNGVHAPTWVAPDIGLLYDRYLGSNWREDPDSSRAWSLVDTISDAELWRTHERLRARLVDFARMRLHRQLAAQGARRQDIQMAEEVLNPEALTIGFARRFATYKRANLLLQERDRLIRLVTSTDRPVQFIFAGKAHPQDQEGKQLMKELIALCRSRECRMSMVFLEDYDMEVASHLVSGCDIWLNNPRRPLEACGTSGMKAMLNGVMQFSTLDGWWDEAYRPDNSLGWAIGKGEEYEDPDYQDFVEVQTLYNILENDIIPDFYDRGHGGIPRTWVRRMKAALRELAPAFNSHRMVMDYAGTAYAPALHNFNELTQRDFAPARELSEWRMDIMTKWSMLQIRNVRAQQADTLHVGDALTVEAEILLNGIDPGHIRAEIYAGHLNQDNSFAHRELSPMQHVGQTDDGWQVFRGTTAPAEAGRYGFTVRVCPTHPRLADPHSLGLIRWAGV is encoded by the coding sequence ATGCAGCCACTCAAGGTGTTCAGCGTCGTCCCGAAGCTCCCCGAAGGTCTCGAAGGTCTGTGGGAACTCGCCTACAACCTCTGGTTCTCATGGAACGAGGAGATTGCGGCACTCTTCTCGCAAATCGACCAGCAACTCTGGATAGAGAGCTACCGCAACCCGGTGTGGTTTCTGAACCATGTCCCGCAGAGGGCCCTTGAGACGCTGGCACAGGACGCCCTCTACAAGTCCCGCCTGCGTGAGGCCGTGGCACGGCAGCGGCAGTATCTTTCGCGTCCCGCATACACCCTCAAGGGTGATGAAGGGGGCGAAGGCATCCGCGTCGTCTACTTCAGCCTCGAATACGGCATCTCGCTCTGCCTTCCCATCTATTCGGGCGGACTCGGCATTCTCGCTGGCGACCACCTCAAGTCGGCCAGCGACCTCAACGTCCCCCTTGCCGCCATCGGCATCGCCTACCAGCAGGGCTACTTCCGGCAGTACATGACGCCCGACGGCTGGCAGCAGGAACGCTACCCCAACTACGACTTCGAACAGATGCCCATGCGCCCCGCCCTCACCCCCGACGGGCAGCCCGCCGTGGTGCACCTCGACATCGGCGACCGCCCGCTCAAGGCCCGCATATGGCGCGTGGACGTGGGGCGTGTGCCACTTTACCTGCTCGACACCAATATCGCCGAGAACCCGCCGGACTTCCGGCAAATCACCGAACGCCTGTACGGTGGCAACAACGAGATGCGCCTCTGGCAGGAGATGCTCATCGGCATCGGCGGCATCAAGGCGTTGCAGGTGCTCGGCATCTCGCCCAAGGTCATCCACATGAACGAAGGACACTCGGCCTTCGCCGGTCTTGAGCGCGTCCGCCTGTTCATGAAGGAGCACGGACTCTCGTTCGAGGCCGCCGTCGAGGTCGCCGCCGCGGGTTCCATCTTCACCACCCACACCCCGGTGCCCGCAGGGAACGACCGTTTCGCCCCCGACCTCATGGCCCGCTATTTCGAACCGTACGCCAGCGACATGGGGCTCGCCTTCAAGGTGTTCATGGCACTGGGCCGCGAGGTGCCGCATGACGACAGCGAACCGTTCTGCATGCCCGTGCTGGCCCTGCGCCTGTCACGGTTCAACAATGGCGTCTCCAAACTGCACGGGCGCGTGTCGCGCAACATGTGGAAGCGCGTGTGGAACCAGTTCCCCGTCGAGGATGTGCCCATAGGAGCCCTCACCAACGGTGTGCACGCCCCCACATGGGTGGCCCCGGACATCGGCCTGCTCTATGACAGGTACCTTGGCTCGAACTGGCGCGAAGACCCCGACAGCAGCCGCGCGTGGAGCCTTGTCGATACCATCTCCGATGCGGAACTCTGGCGCACCCATGAGCGGCTGCGCGCCCGCCTCGTCGACTTCGCCCGCATGAGACTGCACAGGCAGCTGGCGGCACAGGGGGCACGCAGGCAGGACATCCAGATGGCCGAAGAGGTGCTGAACCCCGAGGCCCTCACCATCGGCTTCGCGCGGCGGTTCGCCACCTACAAGCGCGCCAACCTGCTGTTGCAGGAACGTGACAGGCTCATACGCCTTGTCACCAGCACCGACCGTCCGGTGCAGTTCATATTCGCGGGCAAGGCCCATCCGCAGGACCAGGAAGGCAAACAACTCATGAAGGAGCTCATCGCGCTGTGCCGCAGCCGCGAATGCCGCATGAGCATGGTCTTTCTGGAAGACTACGACATGGAGGTGGCCTCGCACCTCGTCTCCGGCTGCGACATCTGGCTCAACAACCCGCGCCGCCCGCTCGAGGCCTGCGGCACCAGCGGCATGAAGGCCATGCTCAACGGCGTCATGCAGTTTTCGACACTCGATGGCTGGTGGGACGAGGCATACAGACCCGACAACAGCCTCGGCTGGGCCATCGGCAAGGGAGAGGAATACGAAGACCCCGACTATCAGGACTTCGTCGAGGTGCAGACGCTCTACAACATCCTCGAGAACGACATCATCCCCGACTTCTACGACCGCGGGCACGGCGGCATTCCGCGCACATGGGTACGGCGCATGAAGGCTGCCCTGCGTGAACTGGCCCCGGCCTTCAACTCGCACCGCATGGTCATGGACTATGCCGGCACCGCCTATGCCCCGGCCCTGCACAACTTCAATGAACTGACGCAGCGCGACTTCGCCCCGGCACGCGAACTCTCCGAATGGCGCATGGACATCATGACCAAGTGGAGCATGCTGCAGATACGCAACGTCCGCGCACAGCAGGCCGATACCCTGCACGTGGGCGACGCCCTCACCGTGGAAGCGGAGATACTCCTGAACGGCATCGACCCCGGGCACATCCGGGCCGAGATTTACGCCGGACATCTCAATCAGGACAACAGCTTCGCCCATCGTGAACTCAGCCCGATGCAGCACGTGGGACAGACCGACGACGGCTGGCAGGTCTTCCGGGGCACTACGGCCCCGGCCGAGGCGGGCCGCTACGGGTTCACCGTGCGTGTGTGCCCCACGCATCCCCGGCTGGCCGACCCGCACTCGCTGGGCCTCATCCGCTGGGCGGGGGTCTAG